One window of the Pseudomonas sihuiensis genome contains the following:
- a CDS encoding LysR family transcriptional regulator, protein MDLANLNAFIAIAETGSFSEAGERLHLTQPAVSKRIAGLEQQLGVRLFDRLGREIGLTQAGRALLPRAYQILNVLDDTRRALTNLSGEVSGRLTLATSHHIGLHRLPALLRAFTRAHPQVALDIQFLDSEVAYEEVLHGRAELAVITLAPETREPIRAVAVWDDPLDFVAAPEHPLARSQVISLADVAQHPAVFPGGNTFTHHIVQRLFEAQGLTPNIAMSTNYLETIKMMVSIGLAWSVLPRTMLDDQVARLPIPGIQLTRQLGYILHTERTLSNAARAFMDLLDSQRDDLA, encoded by the coding sequence ATGGATCTGGCCAACCTCAACGCCTTTATCGCCATTGCCGAAACTGGCAGTTTTTCCGAAGCCGGCGAGCGCCTGCACCTGACCCAGCCTGCCGTAAGCAAGCGCATCGCCGGCCTGGAACAGCAACTGGGCGTGCGCCTGTTCGACCGCCTCGGCCGCGAGATTGGCCTGACCCAGGCCGGCCGCGCCCTGCTGCCGCGCGCCTACCAGATCCTCAACGTACTGGACGACACGCGCCGTGCGCTGACCAACCTGTCCGGTGAAGTCAGCGGCCGTCTGACCCTGGCCACCAGCCACCACATCGGCCTGCACCGCCTGCCCGCCCTGCTGCGCGCCTTCACCCGCGCCCACCCGCAGGTGGCGCTGGACATCCAGTTCCTCGATTCGGAAGTGGCGTATGAAGAAGTGCTGCATGGCCGCGCCGAACTGGCGGTGATCACCCTTGCCCCGGAAACCCGCGAACCGATCCGCGCCGTCGCCGTGTGGGACGACCCGCTGGATTTCGTCGCCGCACCGGAACACCCACTGGCACGCAGCCAAGTGATCAGCTTGGCCGACGTGGCGCAGCATCCTGCGGTCTTCCCCGGCGGCAACACTTTCACCCATCACATAGTGCAGCGCCTGTTCGAGGCCCAGGGCCTGACGCCCAACATCGCCATGAGCACCAACTACCTGGAAACCATCAAGATGATGGTGTCCATAGGCCTGGCCTGGAGCGTGCTGCCGCGCACCATGCTCGACGATCAGGTCGCTCGCCTGCCGATACCGGGCATCCAGCTGACCCGCCAGTTGGGCTACATCCTGCATACCGAGCGCACCCTGTCGAATGCCGCACGGGCATTCATGGATCTGCTCGACAGCCAGCGCGATGATCTTGCATAG
- a CDS encoding sensor domain-containing protein — MARSTDQTPPLPHIPAMDPAEFEQTWQDAPRLLAALNGAHLGTWYWDIRSGQVNWSRGAQALFGLDPNRPVTRELHYIELIPEEERAEVLAKFDAILKGEQIGNALRHRIRWPDGSLHWLEITGSLQREADGRPRMFGVIRDISAQQERAEALRASEERFASLFRLSPDIMMLVRYDNSEIVEVNQHFTHAFDWNASDILGRPTHELNLWVHASQRDQLRQQAPLSREPVIQEVQLRTRGGDILDGVLSSQYIELQGERLVLCTFLDTSERKRAENALRASEEKFAKAFMHTPDAVAITDRATGRFIEVNPSFEQQFGWSSAEAVGRTSLELGIWADPSDRQRMLDAAQTGRLNNLEVRLFSRDGSVTSNLLFGGEIELNGTSCLVLTVRNITEQRVQEQALNESRQRLRLALESADLGTWDWHIPSSRLFASARASQLQGLEPLPFEGAFLDFFRQVPMEDRHSLRQSYQSLVAEHRSHYQITYRVQLENGGLRFLESTAKLQLDDTGQPQRMVGTLFDISERLLREQRLQASEEKFAKAFHSSPDAITITERDSGRYIEVNEGFTRITGYLPDEVVGRTAFELDIWAYPEERVRMIEHLTQHGQVLHMEMHGRHRDGELRLVDVSVQPIELNGVPCLLLTARDISELKQAQAQVQHLAYHDALTNLPNRALLMDRLTQQIALLKRHELRGALLFLDLDHFKHINDSLGHPVGDSVLRLITARLEASVRLEDTVARLGGDEFVVLLSGLEGKRSEVTRHVRQVADKLRQLLAEPMLLDGHRLQVTPSIGVALIPDHGNTPADLLKRADIALYRAKDSGRNTIQLFRTTMQDAASARLRLENDLRLALARGEFELHFQPQVDARDGKVVGAEALLRWQHPQLGPQSPAQFIQVLEESGLIVEVGGWVLAEACHFCAQLLADGLVDSERFSLCVNISPRQFRQHDFVERVASSLRDSQLPNAMLKLEITEGIVIQNIDDTVGKMLRLKKHGVSFAMDDFGTGYSSLTYLKRLPVDMLKIDQSFVRDATHDPNDAEIIRAIVAMARSLGLALIAEGVEQQDQLDFLQSQDCHLYQGYLFSKPLPQDAFRDLLSMQNG, encoded by the coding sequence ATGGCCAGATCGACTGACCAGACCCCGCCCCTGCCACATATACCGGCGATGGATCCCGCCGAATTCGAGCAAACCTGGCAAGACGCGCCGCGTTTGCTGGCCGCGCTGAACGGCGCCCATCTCGGCACCTGGTATTGGGACATTCGCAGTGGCCAGGTGAACTGGTCGCGCGGCGCCCAGGCCCTGTTCGGCCTCGACCCCAATCGCCCGGTCACGCGAGAACTGCATTACATCGAGCTGATTCCCGAAGAGGAACGTGCCGAGGTCCTGGCTAAATTCGACGCCATCCTCAAGGGCGAACAGATTGGCAACGCCCTGCGCCACCGTATCCGCTGGCCGGACGGCAGCCTGCACTGGCTGGAGATCACCGGCAGCCTGCAACGCGAGGCCGATGGTCGGCCGCGCATGTTCGGCGTGATCCGCGACATCAGTGCCCAGCAGGAGCGTGCCGAGGCTCTGCGCGCCTCCGAGGAACGCTTCGCCAGCCTGTTCCGCCTGAGCCCCGACATCATGATGTTGGTGCGCTACGACAACAGCGAGATTGTCGAGGTGAACCAGCACTTCACCCACGCCTTCGACTGGAACGCCAGCGACATTCTTGGCCGCCCCACCCATGAGCTGAATCTCTGGGTTCACGCCAGCCAGCGCGATCAGTTGCGCCAGCAAGCGCCACTGAGCCGCGAGCCGGTGATTCAGGAAGTACAACTGCGCACCCGTGGTGGCGATATTCTCGATGGCGTACTGTCGAGCCAGTACATCGAGCTGCAGGGCGAGCGCCTGGTGCTCTGCACCTTCCTCGATACCAGCGAACGCAAGCGCGCAGAAAACGCCCTGCGCGCCAGTGAGGAAAAGTTCGCCAAGGCCTTCATGCATACGCCCGACGCGGTGGCCATCACTGACCGAGCGACCGGCCGCTTCATCGAGGTCAACCCGAGTTTCGAGCAGCAATTTGGCTGGAGCAGCGCCGAGGCCGTGGGCCGCACCTCACTGGAGCTGGGCATCTGGGCTGACCCCAGCGACCGCCAGCGTATGCTCGACGCCGCGCAGACCGGGCGCCTGAACAACCTCGAGGTACGACTGTTCAGCCGCGACGGCAGTGTCACCAGCAACTTGCTGTTCGGTGGCGAAATCGAGTTGAACGGCACCTCCTGTCTGGTTCTCACCGTGCGCAACATCACCGAGCAGCGCGTGCAGGAGCAGGCACTCAACGAAAGCAGGCAGCGCCTGCGCCTGGCCCTGGAGTCGGCCGATCTGGGCACCTGGGACTGGCACATCCCCAGTAGTCGGCTGTTTGCCAGCGCCCGGGCGTCCCAGTTGCAAGGCCTGGAGCCGTTACCGTTCGAAGGCGCCTTCCTCGACTTCTTCCGTCAGGTACCGATGGAGGATCGACACAGTCTGCGCCAGAGCTACCAAAGCCTGGTCGCAGAACACCGCAGCCACTATCAGATCACCTATCGCGTGCAACTGGAAAATGGCGGCCTGCGCTTTCTCGAAAGCACCGCCAAGCTGCAGCTCGACGATACCGGCCAACCGCAGCGCATGGTCGGCACGCTGTTCGATATCAGCGAGCGGCTGCTGCGCGAGCAGCGCCTGCAAGCCTCGGAAGAGAAGTTTGCCAAGGCCTTCCACTCCAGCCCGGACGCCATCACCATCACCGAACGTGACAGCGGGCGCTATATCGAGGTCAACGAAGGCTTCACCCGCATCACCGGCTATCTGCCGGATGAAGTAGTCGGTCGCACGGCCTTCGAGCTGGACATCTGGGCCTACCCCGAAGAGCGCGTGCGCATGATCGAGCACCTGACCCAGCACGGCCAGGTGCTGCATATGGAAATGCATGGCCGCCACCGCGACGGCGAATTACGCCTGGTCGACGTGTCCGTGCAACCCATCGAGCTCAATGGTGTACCCTGCCTGCTGCTCACCGCGCGCGACATCAGTGAACTGAAGCAGGCCCAGGCGCAGGTCCAGCACCTGGCCTATCACGATGCGCTGACCAATCTGCCCAACCGCGCCCTGCTGATGGATCGCCTCACTCAGCAGATCGCCCTGCTCAAGCGCCATGAACTGCGCGGCGCCCTGCTGTTTCTCGACCTCGACCACTTCAAGCACATCAACGACTCGCTCGGCCATCCCGTCGGCGACTCGGTACTGCGTCTGATCACCGCGCGTCTGGAAGCCAGCGTGCGTCTGGAGGACACCGTGGCCCGCCTCGGCGGCGACGAATTCGTGGTGCTGCTCTCCGGTCTGGAGGGCAAGCGCTCGGAGGTCACCCGCCACGTTCGCCAGGTCGCCGACAAGCTGCGCCAGCTACTGGCCGAACCGATGCTGCTGGACGGCCACCGCCTACAGGTGACCCCGAGCATCGGCGTCGCGCTGATTCCCGATCACGGCAATACCCCGGCGGATCTGCTAAAACGCGCCGATATCGCCCTCTACCGCGCCAAGGACTCCGGGCGTAACACCATCCAGCTGTTTCGCACCACCATGCAGGACGCCGCCAGCGCACGTCTGCGCCTGGAGAACGATCTGCGCCTGGCCCTGGCGCGCGGCGAGTTCGAACTGCACTTCCAGCCCCAGGTCGATGCCCGTGATGGCAAGGTGGTCGGCGCCGAGGCACTGCTGCGCTGGCAGCATCCGCAGCTGGGCCCACAGTCGCCCGCGCAGTTCATTCAGGTGCTGGAAGAGAGCGGGCTGATCGTCGAGGTCGGTGGCTGGGTGTTGGCCGAGGCCTGCCATTTCTGCGCCCAACTGCTGGCTGACGGCCTGGTCGACAGCGAGCGTTTCAGCCTGTGCGTCAACATCAGCCCGCGGCAGTTCCGCCAGCACGACTTCGTCGAACGAGTCGCCAGTAGCCTGCGCGACAGCCAGCTGCCCAACGCCATGCTCAAGCTGGAGATCACCGAAGGCATCGTCATTCAGAATATCGATGACACCGTCGGCAAGATGTTGCGCCTGAAAAAGCACGGCGTCAGCTTCGCCATGGACGACTTCGGCACGGGTTACAGCTCGCTGACTTATCTCAAGCGCCTGCCAGTGGACATGTTGAAGATCGATCAGTCCTTCGTGCGTGACGCCACCCACGATCCCAACGATGCCGAGATCATCCGTGCCATCGTCGCCATGGCGCGCAGCCTGGGCCTGGCGCTGATCGCCGAGGGGGTCGAGCAGCAGGACCAACTGGACTTTCTGCAGTCACAGGACTGCCATCTCTACCAGGGTTATCTGTTCAGCAAACCGCTGCCGCAGGACGCCTTCCGCGACCTACTGAGCATGCAGAACGGCTGA